One Mycolicibacterium parafortuitum DNA segment encodes these proteins:
- a CDS encoding secretion protein EccK, with protein MSTPGGGAAAAPIPVSAARAERDAILSASTANALRRRNNGGDPLQRARHIAAALNVGVMDFGFFWVTAVTTDGTIVVANSYGIAYIPEGVRLPEHIRMASADESVPAAERARWATYPILAVQAWAQHHDQRLRAVVATEEQFASFDPGVPKIVLTSEDIPDDGTMRGRDRLEVISPSAAQLLKDTGDFGLNDLLPPPPADLESPADRSAKLWFDVTKPLMSTNPKRSMAHLKAFIAYADHAQELAVHRAHTAADPADQRRAIADWVYWQHLAVLMNEAVAADTPA; from the coding sequence ATGTCGACGCCCGGCGGCGGCGCGGCTGCGGCACCCATTCCGGTGTCGGCGGCCCGCGCGGAGCGCGACGCGATCCTGTCCGCCTCGACCGCCAATGCGCTGCGGCGCAGGAACAACGGCGGCGACCCGTTGCAGCGCGCCCGGCACATCGCCGCTGCACTGAATGTCGGCGTGATGGACTTCGGATTCTTCTGGGTCACCGCCGTGACCACCGACGGCACCATCGTCGTGGCCAACAGCTACGGCATCGCCTACATCCCGGAAGGCGTCCGCCTACCCGAACACATCCGCATGGCCTCGGCCGACGAATCCGTCCCCGCAGCTGAACGCGCCCGGTGGGCCACCTACCCCATCCTGGCGGTACAAGCCTGGGCGCAGCACCACGACCAACGATTGCGCGCGGTGGTCGCGACCGAGGAGCAGTTCGCCAGCTTCGATCCCGGTGTCCCCAAGATCGTCCTCACCTCGGAGGACATCCCCGACGACGGCACCATGCGGGGCCGCGACCGCCTTGAGGTCATCTCCCCAAGTGCGGCTCAGCTACTCAAGGACACAGGCGATTTCGGATTGAATGACCTGTTGCCTCCGCCGCCGGCCGACCTCGAGTCACCGGCCGACCGGAGCGCCAAGCTGTGGTTCGACGTGACCAAACCCCTGATGAGCACCAATCCCAAGCGCTCGATGGCGCATCTGAAGGCGTTCATCGCTTACGCCGACCACGCCCAGGAGCTCGCCGTCCACCGAGCGCACACCGCGGCAGACCCTGCTGACCAGCGCCGAGCCATCGCCGACTGGGTCTACTGGCAGCACCTCGCCGTCCTGATGAACGAGGCCGTCGCCGCCGATACGCCCGCGTAG
- a CDS encoding type VII secretion target → MTDKLEVDTSELRRAGEVFVSAAEQFASLQADAPLGEAAAAVPQLKTAVACIAAKTTVATEVAGIVVAARKFGADLVSSANEYDATDEDSARNIDGVEIPAPR, encoded by the coding sequence ATGACCGACAAGCTTGAGGTCGACACCAGCGAACTCCGCAGGGCCGGTGAGGTGTTCGTCTCAGCCGCCGAACAGTTCGCCAGTCTGCAGGCCGACGCTCCGCTGGGCGAGGCGGCTGCGGCGGTGCCGCAGCTCAAGACCGCCGTGGCCTGCATCGCGGCAAAGACCACGGTGGCTACGGAAGTCGCAGGTATCGTGGTCGCCGCTCGCAAGTTCGGAGCGGACCTGGTCAGTTCGGCGAACGAGTACGACGCCACCGACGAGGATTCGGCACGCAACATCGACGGTGTCGAGATTCCCGCGCCGCGGTGA
- the eccD gene encoding type VII secretion integral membrane protein EccD has translation MTATATAPTTSGTAPGRPSTTRVTVLTGRRMTDLVLPSAAPIESYVDETVAVLGEILTDTPADVLGGFDFRAQGVWSFARPGAPPIKLTDSLDDAGVVDGSLLTVVSVSRTERYRPLVEDVIDAIAVLDETPEFDRGALYRFIGLVFPLAALLLTIVSILSWASTGHDWWWSAGLGVLGVGLLGGSVLAQRRFGNLDIAESLLGASAVALVGAIVLAVPLPEGVAFLGSPQIAGAGALVLLMVLATRGGPRRRAEVAAFLAVSALALTMAAVAFGYGWHAWVPAGAIAFGLIVVTNAAKMTVAVARIALPPIPAPGETVTNDELLDPVATTDPSEESETWQAIIASVPDSAARLTERSRLAKRLLIGFLTAGALVLAAGAIAIVVQGHFFVHSMIVAGLVTVLCGFRSRLYADRWCAWALLAAAVVIPSGVMVRLCLWYPERAWLFLAIYTAVALVAVVIVGATNGVRRISPVSKRILELLDGATIAAVIPLLLWIAGVYDVLRNLRF, from the coding sequence TTGACCGCGACGGCCACCGCCCCGACCACGTCCGGCACCGCGCCGGGCCGGCCGTCGACCACCCGGGTCACGGTGCTGACCGGTCGGCGGATGACGGACCTGGTGTTGCCCTCGGCCGCACCGATCGAGAGCTACGTCGACGAGACCGTCGCCGTGCTGGGCGAGATTCTGACCGATACCCCGGCAGATGTGCTGGGCGGCTTCGACTTCAGGGCGCAGGGGGTGTGGTCGTTCGCTCGTCCTGGTGCTCCGCCGATCAAGCTGACGGACTCGCTCGACGATGCGGGCGTGGTGGACGGCTCGCTGCTCACCGTCGTATCGGTCAGTCGCACCGAGAGGTACCGCCCGCTCGTCGAGGACGTGATCGACGCGATCGCCGTGCTCGACGAGACGCCCGAGTTCGACCGCGGTGCCCTGTACCGCTTCATCGGGCTCGTCTTCCCGTTGGCGGCTCTGCTGCTGACCATCGTGTCGATCCTGTCGTGGGCGTCGACCGGGCACGACTGGTGGTGGTCCGCGGGGCTGGGCGTGCTGGGAGTCGGACTCCTGGGTGGCAGCGTGCTGGCGCAGAGGAGGTTCGGCAACCTCGACATCGCCGAAAGTCTGCTGGGGGCTTCTGCGGTCGCGCTCGTGGGCGCCATCGTGTTGGCGGTGCCGCTGCCGGAAGGGGTGGCCTTCCTCGGGTCCCCACAGATCGCCGGCGCCGGAGCACTGGTGTTGCTGATGGTCCTCGCCACCCGCGGTGGACCCAGGCGAAGAGCGGAGGTCGCGGCGTTCCTTGCCGTGTCGGCCCTCGCGCTGACGATGGCAGCGGTCGCGTTCGGTTACGGATGGCACGCCTGGGTCCCGGCAGGGGCGATCGCGTTCGGGCTGATCGTGGTCACCAACGCGGCGAAGATGACCGTGGCGGTCGCGCGGATCGCGCTGCCGCCGATACCCGCCCCAGGTGAGACGGTCACCAACGACGAATTGCTCGACCCGGTCGCCACCACCGACCCCTCGGAGGAGTCCGAGACGTGGCAGGCGATCATCGCGTCGGTGCCCGACTCCGCGGCGCGGTTGACCGAGCGCAGCCGACTGGCCAAGCGGCTGCTGATCGGCTTCCTGACCGCCGGAGCACTGGTCTTGGCTGCCGGCGCGATCGCGATCGTGGTGCAGGGACACTTCTTCGTGCACAGCATGATCGTCGCCGGGCTGGTGACCGTGCTGTGCGGGTTCCGCTCCCGGCTGTACGCCGATCGCTGGTGTGCGTGGGCGCTGCTGGCGGCGGCCGTGGTGATCCCGTCGGGGGTCATGGTGCGGCTGTGCCTGTGGTACCCGGAGCGGGCCTGGTTGTTCCTGGCGATCTACACGGCGGTGGCCTTGGTGGCCGTCGTCATCGTTGGTGCGACCAACGGGGTGCGGCGGATCTCGCCGGTGAGCAAGCGCATCCTCGAACTTCTCGACGGAGCAACGATCGCTGCGGTCATCCCGTTGTTGTTGTGGATCGCGGGCGTCTACGACGTTCTGCGGAACCTCAGATTCTAG
- a CDS encoding MinD/ParA family ATP-binding protein: protein MSADYDRLFHSPDAVQTVDEEPNRELPPAGRDGVLPQGTAPSADTSAPTPAAHARTQTASVSHQSWQTENPSQVTGQLQPVPARAAQHVPNNGMMRTPQAPNGARHEQRQPPPPAPRTAPAPPPSHYYGDGADQRVPAQTQTTSAASMGNHRAIDALAHVGVRSAVKMPSQRGWRHWVYVMTRINLGLSPDEIYELDLFTRIRRNARDSYQIGVFGLKGGVGKTAVTVALGSALSSIRGDRILAIDADPDGGNLADRAGRQSAATIADLLSDQELHRYNDIRAYTSMNGSNLEVLSSEEYSAARREFNDDDWRSATDIVSRYYNLVLADCGAGLFQPGARGVLSTVSGLVIVASASIDGARQAAITMDWLRQNGYQDLLGRSCVVVNHVTPGKPNIDVEDLVQQFERHVPAGRVIVLPWDKHIAAGTEIQLDLLGKAFRRKVVELAAALSDDFDRLERR from the coding sequence ATGTCGGCCGACTATGACCGGCTCTTCCACTCCCCGGACGCCGTCCAGACGGTCGACGAGGAGCCGAACCGCGAACTGCCACCAGCCGGTCGCGACGGCGTGCTACCCCAGGGCACAGCACCATCCGCTGATACGTCTGCGCCGACGCCCGCCGCGCACGCGCGCACGCAGACGGCGTCGGTGTCACACCAGTCCTGGCAGACCGAGAACCCCAGCCAGGTGACCGGTCAGCTTCAACCGGTGCCGGCGCGTGCGGCCCAGCACGTTCCGAACAACGGCATGATGCGCACACCGCAGGCGCCGAATGGGGCGCGGCACGAGCAGCGGCAGCCACCGCCTCCCGCGCCCAGGACCGCGCCGGCGCCGCCGCCGTCGCATTACTACGGGGACGGCGCCGATCAGCGGGTGCCGGCACAAACCCAGACCACGTCCGCAGCATCGATGGGCAACCACCGCGCCATCGATGCGCTGGCCCACGTCGGCGTCCGGTCGGCGGTCAAGATGCCGTCGCAACGCGGCTGGCGCCACTGGGTGTACGTGATGACCCGGATCAACCTCGGCCTGTCGCCCGATGAGATCTACGAACTCGATCTGTTCACCCGAATCCGGCGCAACGCGCGCGACTCTTATCAGATCGGGGTTTTCGGACTCAAGGGCGGAGTCGGCAAGACTGCGGTGACGGTCGCATTGGGCTCGGCGCTGTCCAGTATCCGCGGCGACCGCATCCTGGCCATCGACGCCGATCCGGACGGCGGTAATCTCGCTGACCGTGCCGGCAGGCAGTCGGCGGCCACCATCGCTGATCTGTTGTCCGACCAAGAACTCCATCGCTACAACGACATTCGCGCCTACACCAGCATGAACGGGTCGAACCTCGAAGTGCTCTCCTCCGAGGAGTACAGCGCCGCGCGGCGGGAGTTCAACGACGACGACTGGCGCTCCGCGACCGACATCGTCTCGCGCTACTACAACCTGGTGTTGGCGGACTGCGGTGCCGGGCTGTTCCAGCCGGGGGCGCGAGGTGTCCTGTCCACGGTGTCAGGTCTGGTGATCGTCGCGAGCGCATCGATCGACGGTGCGCGTCAGGCCGCGATCACGATGGACTGGCTGCGCCAGAACGGCTACCAGGATCTGCTCGGGCGATCGTGCGTGGTGGTCAACCATGTGACGCCGGGTAAGCCGAACATCGACGTCGAAGACCTCGTGCAGCAGTTCGAGCGGCACGTCCCCGCGGGTAGGGTGATCGTGCTGCCGTGGGACAAACACATCGCAGCGGGCACTGAGATCCAACTCGATCTGCTCGGAAAAGCGTTCCGCCGCAAGGTGGTCGAACTGGCCGCCGCTCTGTCGGATGATTTCGACAGGCTCGAACGCCGTTGA
- a CDS encoding WXG100 family type VII secretion target: MSIEYNFAGIATDADDIMGAVARTEGLLQDGKAAVTRLAAVWGGTASEAYQTVQNRWDNSSQELNMALKSLSNAIRTGGEDMFMTNEGNRGKFV; this comes from the coding sequence ATGTCAATCGAATACAACTTCGCCGGTATCGCCACCGACGCCGACGACATCATGGGAGCAGTGGCCCGCACCGAGGGACTGTTGCAGGACGGCAAGGCAGCGGTGACGCGGCTGGCCGCGGTCTGGGGCGGCACCGCCTCCGAGGCCTACCAGACCGTTCAGAACAGGTGGGACAACAGCTCCCAAGAGCTGAACATGGCACTGAAGAGCCTGTCGAACGCCATCCGCACGGGCGGCGAGGACATGTTCATGACCAACGAGGGCAACCGGGGAAAGTTCGTCTGA
- a CDS encoding WXG100 family type VII secretion target yields MSSGMQADTAQLVVEAGNFDRISGELTGILGNVEGTATALSANMRGGASGPAVQAALLRFSEAARQQIDLLTQISENVHSSGIDYDVRDDDIAQGLAAQMSRDL; encoded by the coding sequence ATGTCATCGGGTATGCAGGCGGATACCGCGCAACTGGTCGTCGAGGCCGGCAACTTTGACCGGATCTCCGGCGAGTTGACGGGGATCCTGGGCAATGTCGAGGGAACCGCGACGGCGCTCTCGGCCAACATGAGGGGCGGGGCGTCGGGACCGGCGGTGCAGGCCGCGCTGCTGCGGTTCTCCGAGGCCGCCCGTCAGCAGATCGACCTGCTCACGCAGATCTCGGAGAACGTCCACAGCAGCGGCATCGACTACGACGTCCGCGACGACGACATCGCGCAGGGCCTGGCCGCACAGATGTCCCGCGACCTCTGA
- a CDS encoding PPE family protein, whose amino-acid sequence MANIGIPVPPSWVAFPPEINTSRLQAGAGAVPMLQAAAGWEAFAISLETQADELASSLASLAQNWQGVAAEQAIMAAMPMVLWLRMLSLQAHKRALQASAQASSWTVAATGTPQLPEIELNHVTNATLHATNFLGVNGIPIAVNEADYVRMWNQAAAVMTAYETETVLNTTFEPVAPPKPITVPTGSEGALATAMSGAAPGAGEAVMRNATIAKVSSTAKLDTANQVAGRMEATAHNAGRMQTQSDEGRLLQDAPQQGMQNGMQMVSQLGSSLGQLPQQMMQGVTQPFQQLSQPLQQMSSLFGGMMNGDKGAQVGMLGATPFSNHPAIGGSGPATGAGLIRAASLPGAGGSAPQTPLMAGLVGSGQQPTASVAVGAGAGSGAGAGVAPVGGGAMGGGGPMGMLGQRGKSGGGSKPGLNVPAPLDHDLSEDEDDEW is encoded by the coding sequence ATGGCCAACATCGGTATCCCCGTCCCACCGTCTTGGGTGGCGTTTCCACCCGAGATCAACACCTCGCGCCTGCAGGCGGGTGCGGGTGCGGTGCCGATGCTTCAGGCCGCGGCCGGCTGGGAAGCGTTCGCGATATCGCTGGAAACCCAAGCTGACGAACTGGCCTCCAGCCTGGCGTCCCTGGCACAGAACTGGCAGGGTGTAGCCGCCGAGCAGGCGATCATGGCCGCGATGCCGATGGTGCTGTGGTTGCGCATGCTCTCGCTGCAGGCCCACAAGCGTGCGTTGCAGGCTTCTGCGCAGGCGAGCTCGTGGACTGTTGCGGCCACCGGCACCCCGCAGCTCCCAGAGATCGAGCTGAACCACGTCACCAACGCGACCCTGCATGCGACCAATTTCCTTGGTGTCAACGGCATCCCGATCGCGGTGAACGAGGCGGACTATGTCAGGATGTGGAATCAGGCCGCCGCAGTGATGACGGCCTACGAAACCGAGACCGTACTCAACACAACGTTCGAACCGGTGGCGCCGCCGAAACCGATCACCGTTCCGACGGGCTCGGAAGGAGCCCTGGCGACGGCGATGTCCGGCGCCGCACCCGGTGCGGGCGAAGCGGTGATGCGCAACGCGACCATCGCCAAGGTCAGCTCGACCGCCAAGCTGGACACCGCCAACCAGGTGGCCGGACGGATGGAGGCGACGGCGCACAACGCCGGAAGGATGCAGACGCAGTCCGATGAGGGGCGACTGCTGCAGGACGCGCCGCAGCAGGGGATGCAGAACGGGATGCAGATGGTGTCCCAGCTCGGATCGAGCCTCGGGCAGCTGCCCCAGCAGATGATGCAAGGGGTCACCCAACCGTTTCAGCAGCTCAGCCAACCGCTGCAGCAGATGTCGTCGCTGTTCGGCGGAATGATGAACGGCGACAAGGGCGCTCAGGTCGGAATGCTCGGTGCCACGCCGTTCTCCAACCATCCCGCGATCGGAGGCAGCGGACCCGCGACCGGGGCGGGCCTGATCCGTGCGGCGTCGCTGCCCGGTGCCGGGGGCTCTGCGCCGCAGACGCCGTTGATGGCCGGCCTGGTCGGCTCCGGACAGCAGCCCACCGCCTCGGTGGCGGTGGGTGCCGGGGCGGGTTCGGGCGCCGGCGCCGGTGTCGCCCCGGTCGGGGGCGGCGCGATGGGCGGCGGCGGGCCGATGGGCATGTTGGGGCAGCGCGGAAAGAGTGGCGGTGGCAGCAAGCCCGGGCTGAACGTACCCGCTCCGCTCGATCATGATCTCAGCGAAGACGAGGACGACGAATGGTGA
- a CDS encoding PE domain-containing protein has protein sequence MQPLAHNPAAAGIGGQVTANGARGLGVGTAATVEVSALAPAGVDEISATAALSFASEGVQTLGINALAQQEIARAGAAVIESSVAYEATDVAIGTTLI, from the coding sequence ATGCAGCCACTTGCGCACAATCCCGCGGCCGCAGGAATCGGCGGACAGGTCACCGCCAACGGGGCGCGTGGCCTCGGCGTCGGCACGGCGGCGACCGTCGAGGTCAGCGCGCTGGCCCCGGCCGGCGTCGACGAGATCTCGGCCACCGCGGCGTTGAGCTTCGCGTCCGAGGGTGTGCAGACCCTCGGGATCAACGCGCTGGCCCAGCAGGAGATCGCCCGCGCAGGCGCCGCCGTCATCGAATCGTCGGTGGCCTACGAGGCGACCGACGTGGCGATCGGCACGACGCTCATCTAG
- the eccCb gene encoding type VII secretion protein EccCb, whose translation MSIDTGQKVLREVVLEQLTTGENHAYRMWLPPLAQPTPVNELVARDYQRRPLRVGLGVMDEPRRHRQEVWGIDLTTAAGNIAIGGAPQTGKSTLLQTFILSAAASHTPRQIQFYCVDMGGGGLMYVEDLPHVGGVATRAEPDRVNRVVAEVKTVLRQREQMFKQHRVGSVADYRAMREDPSHPASADPFGDVFLVIDGWPAFAAEFDALEPTVQDIAGQGLAYGVHTMISTPRWTELRARIRDYLGTKIEFRLGDVNETQIDRVTREIPVNRPGRAVSTEKHHLMIGVPRLDGVHSAEGLVPAMTAAVKEISARHTDEAPPVRVLPSRIHLRDMDQNPPGPDSDYRTRWTIPVGLREADLTVAYNHMFSTPHQLIFGAPKSGKTTIAHAVAQAICARNSPKQVRFMIADYRSGLLEAVPESHLLPAGAINRNQGALEESIKALAVILSKRLPPADLTPSQLRARSWWEGPDIVLLVDDWHMITAAGAMMPPMAPLGPLLPAAADIGLHLVVTCQISHASRATMDKFVGAAYGSGTPTMFLSGERQDFPSREIVVKKRPPGQAFWVTPDVKEVIQAAYVDPPEE comes from the coding sequence ATGAGCATCGACACCGGGCAGAAGGTGCTGCGCGAGGTGGTGCTCGAGCAGCTGACCACCGGGGAGAACCACGCCTACCGGATGTGGCTGCCGCCGTTGGCCCAGCCGACGCCGGTCAACGAACTGGTCGCCCGTGACTATCAGCGGCGCCCGTTGCGGGTCGGTCTCGGCGTCATGGACGAGCCCCGCAGACACCGCCAGGAGGTGTGGGGGATCGACCTGACCACGGCGGCAGGCAACATCGCGATCGGCGGCGCTCCGCAGACCGGCAAGTCGACGCTGCTGCAGACATTCATCCTGTCGGCCGCCGCCTCGCACACCCCGCGGCAGATCCAGTTCTACTGCGTGGACATGGGAGGTGGCGGCCTGATGTACGTCGAGGACCTGCCACACGTCGGAGGCGTGGCGACCCGTGCGGAGCCCGACCGGGTCAACCGCGTCGTCGCCGAGGTGAAAACCGTTCTACGACAACGTGAGCAGATGTTCAAGCAACACCGGGTGGGCTCGGTTGCCGACTACCGCGCGATGCGCGAGGACCCGAGCCATCCGGCGTCGGCGGACCCGTTCGGCGACGTGTTCCTGGTGATCGACGGGTGGCCGGCGTTCGCGGCGGAGTTCGACGCGCTGGAACCGACGGTGCAGGACATCGCAGGGCAGGGTCTGGCCTATGGCGTGCACACGATGATCTCGACGCCGCGGTGGACGGAGCTGCGGGCGCGGATCCGCGACTACCTCGGCACCAAGATCGAGTTCCGGCTCGGTGATGTCAACGAGACTCAGATCGACCGCGTCACCCGCGAGATTCCGGTGAACCGGCCAGGGCGCGCGGTGTCGACGGAGAAGCACCATTTGATGATCGGGGTGCCCCGGCTCGATGGCGTGCACAGCGCCGAGGGTCTGGTGCCGGCGATGACCGCCGCGGTGAAGGAGATCTCGGCACGTCACACCGACGAGGCACCGCCGGTTCGGGTGCTGCCCAGCCGGATTCATCTGCGCGACATGGATCAGAACCCGCCCGGGCCCGACTCCGATTACCGCACGCGCTGGACGATCCCGGTGGGCCTGCGGGAAGCGGATCTCACGGTGGCGTACAACCACATGTTCAGCACGCCGCATCAGTTGATCTTCGGGGCGCCCAAATCGGGTAAGACCACAATCGCGCACGCGGTCGCCCAGGCGATCTGCGCGCGCAACAGCCCCAAGCAGGTGCGGTTCATGATCGCCGACTATCGGTCGGGCCTGTTGGAGGCCGTCCCGGAGAGCCACCTGCTCCCGGCCGGAGCGATCAATCGCAACCAGGGTGCTCTCGAGGAGTCGATCAAGGCGCTGGCGGTGATCTTGTCCAAGCGGCTGCCGCCGGCGGACCTGACACCGTCGCAGCTGCGGGCGCGCTCGTGGTGGGAAGGACCCGACATCGTGCTGCTGGTCGACGACTGGCACATGATCACGGCCGCGGGAGCCATGATGCCGCCGATGGCTCCGCTGGGACCATTGCTGCCCGCGGCGGCCGACATCGGACTGCACCTGGTGGTCACCTGTCAGATCAGCCATGCCAGCCGGGCGACGATGGACAAGTTCGTCGGCGCGGCGTACGGGTCGGGAACACCGACGATGTTCCTGTCCGGGGAGCGACAGGATTTCCCGTCGCGGGAGATCGTCGTCAAGAAGCGGCCCCCCGGGCAGGCGTTCTGGGTGACTCCCGACGTCAAGGAAGTGATCCAGGCAGCCTATGTGGATCCACCCGAAGAATAA
- the eccCa gene encoding type VII secretion protein EccCa, with product MTTRKFTPIIKRGPRLTPGEINVTPPEDLGVDIPPSGMQKALPWVMGGCMLGMIAILIFGGLRSFSPYMLMMPMMVVMGAVGMMAGGGGGGKKMPEINADRKEYLRYLAGLRTRVTSSAAAQVAFFNYHAPHPDDLLSLIGTHRQWSRASNNDFYAAARIGLGSEPAVDRLLKPSVGAELAGPAGAPQPHLEPVSHMWVTKFLRTHGLIHDCPKLVQLKTFPTIAVGGDPGGAAQLLTAMICHLAVFHPPDMLQMRVLTDDPEDPMWAWLKWLPHLQHDSDTDAAGHTRMVFTRPDALGDLTARGPHTADATPSGPYVIVIDLTGGRAGFPMDGRSGVTVITLGNHKSTYRIRVNAADGTADDKLPGASFRLVAGDVDQMTPGQAERVARKLAGWSITGTIIDKGTRVQKKVATEWHEIVGAKSVEEVTPARWRMFADSDRDRLRIPFGHELKTGDVMYLDIKEGAEFGAGPHGMLIGTTGSGKSEFLRTLILSLAATHHPDQVNLLLTDFKGGSTFLGMEKLPHTAAVVTNMEEEAELVSRMGEVLTGELDRRQSILRQAGIEVGAAGALSGVAEYEKHRERGADLPPLPTLFVVVDEFAELLQNHPDFIQLFDRICRVGRSLRVHLLLATQSLNTGGTRIDKLEPNLTYRIALRTTSSAESKAVIGTPEAQYITNKESGVGFLRVGMEDPVKFQSVYTGNPYAPTVVGPGDDDGAPRAHADNSIRIHRFTTAPILDASVLG from the coding sequence ATGACGACCCGGAAGTTCACGCCGATCATCAAGCGCGGGCCGCGGCTGACCCCGGGCGAGATCAACGTCACCCCGCCCGAGGATCTCGGGGTCGACATCCCGCCATCAGGCATGCAGAAGGCGCTGCCGTGGGTGATGGGCGGCTGCATGCTCGGCATGATCGCCATCCTGATCTTCGGTGGCTTGCGCAGCTTTTCGCCGTACATGCTGATGATGCCGATGATGGTGGTGATGGGCGCCGTCGGCATGATGGCCGGCGGTGGAGGCGGTGGCAAGAAGATGCCCGAGATCAACGCCGACCGCAAGGAGTATCTGAGGTACCTGGCGGGGTTGCGCACCCGGGTCACGTCCTCGGCGGCCGCACAAGTCGCGTTCTTCAATTACCACGCACCGCATCCCGATGACCTGCTGTCCCTGATCGGGACGCACCGGCAGTGGTCGCGGGCATCGAACAACGACTTCTACGCGGCCGCCCGGATCGGTCTGGGCTCAGAACCCGCCGTCGACCGGTTGCTCAAGCCGTCCGTCGGCGCCGAACTCGCCGGTCCGGCCGGGGCGCCGCAACCGCACCTCGAGCCGGTCAGCCACATGTGGGTCACGAAGTTCCTTCGCACCCACGGCCTGATCCACGATTGCCCGAAGCTGGTGCAGCTGAAGACCTTCCCCACCATCGCCGTCGGCGGCGACCCCGGCGGCGCGGCGCAGCTCCTCACCGCGATGATCTGCCACCTGGCGGTGTTCCATCCGCCGGACATGCTGCAGATGCGGGTCTTGACCGATGACCCGGAGGACCCGATGTGGGCGTGGCTCAAGTGGCTTCCGCACCTGCAGCACGATTCGGACACCGACGCCGCGGGCCACACCCGGATGGTGTTCACTCGTCCGGACGCGCTCGGTGACCTGACCGCGCGCGGACCCCACACCGCCGATGCGACACCCAGCGGACCGTACGTCATCGTGATCGACTTGACCGGCGGCAGAGCGGGATTCCCGATGGACGGACGTTCCGGCGTCACGGTCATCACGCTCGGCAACCACAAGTCCACCTACCGGATCCGGGTGAACGCCGCCGACGGCACCGCCGACGACAAGCTGCCCGGCGCATCGTTCCGGCTGGTCGCCGGTGATGTCGACCAGATGACCCCGGGGCAGGCCGAGCGTGTGGCGCGCAAGCTCGCCGGATGGTCGATCACCGGAACCATCATCGACAAGGGCACCCGGGTCCAGAAGAAGGTTGCCACCGAGTGGCACGAGATCGTGGGCGCGAAATCGGTCGAGGAGGTGACCCCGGCGCGGTGGCGGATGTTCGCCGACAGCGACCGGGACCGGCTGCGGATCCCGTTCGGGCATGAGCTCAAGACCGGCGACGTGATGTACCTCGACATCAAGGAAGGCGCCGAGTTCGGTGCGGGCCCGCACGGAATGCTGATCGGCACCACAGGTTCCGGCAAATCGGAGTTTCTGCGCACCTTGATCCTGTCGCTGGCCGCAACCCACCATCCCGACCAGGTGAACCTGTTGCTGACCGATTTCAAAGGTGGGTCGACATTCCTCGGGATGGAGAAGCTTCCGCACACCGCGGCGGTGGTGACCAACATGGAGGAGGAGGCCGAACTCGTCAGCCGCATGGGTGAGGTGCTCACCGGTGAGCTCGACCGCAGGCAGTCGATCCTGCGCCAGGCCGGTATCGAGGTCGGTGCGGCCGGTGCGCTCTCGGGTGTCGCCGAGTACGAGAAGCACCGGGAGCGTGGCGCGGATCTTCCACCGCTGCCGACGCTGTTCGTCGTCGTCGACGAGTTCGCCGAGCTGCTGCAGAACCACCCCGACTTCATCCAGTTGTTCGATCGGATCTGCCGAGTGGGCCGATCCCTGCGGGTACATCTGTTGCTGGCCACCCAGTCCCTCAATACCGGCGGCACTCGGATCGACAAACTCGAACCCAACCTGACCTACCGAATCGCGCTGCGTACCACCAGCTCCGCGGAATCCAAGGCGGTGATCGGCACGCCGGAGGCGCAGTACATCACCAACAAGGAGAGCGGTGTCGGCTTCCTGCGGGTGGGGATGGAGGATCCCGTGAAATTCCAGAGCGTGTACACCGGCAACCCGTACGCGCCGACGGTGGTCGGGCCCGGTGACGACGACGGCGCTCCGCGCGCGCACGCAGACAACAGCATTCGTATCCATCGGTTCACCACGGCGCCGATCCTGGACGCGAGCGTGCTCGGATGA